Part of the Terrisporobacter glycolicus ATCC 14880 = DSM 1288 genome is shown below.
CTAAGCCTTCTTTAAAATATGATTCCCATTTTTATTTAATTATTTACTGTGTTCTCCATAAAAAATTGCTCTGCCAGTTCTATATGTTCTGTTGCATACTTTTTAGCTAATTCAGAATCACCTGATTTGATTGCTTCTAATATTCTATTATGTTCATCTACTAGGCTTAATGATGCCTCATAGTTTGATACATACGTCACTCTGAATCTATGCACTTGTTCCCATAAAGAAGTTATTAAGTGATATAGTTTTTTATTATTTGCCATTAAAAATATCTTCTCATGAAACTCTACATCTTTTTTTAATACATTGTCTATGTCAGTTTCTCTTACACTTTTTTCAAATTCTTTTGCAACTCTTTCCAACTCAACAATGTCTTCATCTCTCAGTCTCTCTGATGCTAAAGATGCTGCTAATCCTTCTAAGCTTGCTCTTATTTCTAATACGTCTATTAAATCTTTAAATGACATATTAGCAACATAAGCACCCTTTCTTGGTAGCATTACTACTAGACCTTCAAGTTCTAATTTCCTAATAGCTTCTCTTATTGGAGTTCTACTTACCCCTAATTGTTCCGCCAGTTGCACTTCCAT
Proteins encoded:
- a CDS encoding GntR family transcriptional regulator, with the protein product MDSLTKLNLDNYKPLRDVVFENLRTAILEGNLKAGQRLMEVQLAEQLGVSRTPIREAIRKLELEGLVVMLPRKGAYVANMSFKDLIDVLEIRASLEGLAASLASERLRDEDIVELERVAKEFEKSVRETDIDNVLKKDVEFHEKIFLMANNKKLYHLITSLWEQVHRFRVTYVSNYEASLSLVDEHNRILEAIKSGDSELAKKYATEHIELAEQFFMENTVNN